The following coding sequences are from one Macaca mulatta isolate MMU2019108-1 chromosome 7, T2T-MMU8v2.0, whole genome shotgun sequence window:
- the PACS2 gene encoding phosphofurin acidic cluster sorting protein 2 isoform X42, with amino-acid sequence MQHPSEGGQVLSLCSSIKEAPVKAAEIWIASLSSQPIDHEDSAMQAGPKAKSTDNYSEEEYESFSSEQEASDDAVQGQDLDEDDFDVGKPKKQRRSIVRTTSMTRQQNFKQKVVALLRRFKVSDEVLDSEQDPAEHIPEAEEDLDLLYDTLDMEHPSDSGPDMEDDDSVLSTPKPKLRPYFEGLSHSSSQTEIGSIHSVRSHREPPSPADAPEKTRSLGGRQPSDSVSDTVALGVPGPREQPGQPEDSPEAEASTLDVFTERLPPSGRITKTESLVIPSTRSEGKQAGRRGRSTSLKERQAARPQNERANSLDNERCPDARSQLQIPRKTVYDQLNHILISDDQLPENIILVNTSDWQGQFLSDVLQRHTLPVVCTCSPADVQAAFSTIVSRIQRYCNCNSQPPTPVKIAVAGAQHYLSAILRLFVEQLSHKTPDWLGYMRFLVIPLGSHPVARYLGSVDYRYNNFFQDLAWRDLFNKLEAQSAVQDTPDIVSRITQYIAGANCAHQLPIAEAMLTYKQKSPDEESSQKFIPFVGVVKVGIVEPSSATSGDSDDAAPSGSGALSSTPPSTSPAAKEASPTPPSSPSVSGGLSSPSQGVGAELMGLQVDYWTAAQPADRKRDAEKKDLPVTKNTLKCTFRSLQVSRLPSSGEAAATPTMSMTVVTKEKNKKVMFLPKKAKDKDVESKSQCIEGISRLICTARQQQNMLRVLIDGVECSDVKFFQLAAQWSSHVKHFPICIFGHSKATF; translated from the exons ATGCAGCACCCGTCTGAAGGCGGCCAGGTGCTGAGCCTCTGCAGCAGCATCAAGGAGGCCCCCGTCAAGGCAGCCGAGATCTGGATCGCCTCCCTGTCCAGCCAGCCCATTGACCACGAGGACAGCGCCATGCAGGCCGGCCCCAAGGCCAAGTCCACGG ATAACTACTCTGAGGAGGAGTATGAGAGCTTCTCCTCCGAGCAGGAGGCTAGTGACGACGCTGTGCAGGGGCAG GACTTGGACGAGGACGACTTCGACGTCGGGAAGCCGAAGAAGCAGCGGAGATCGATTGTAAGAACGACGTCCATGACCAGG CAACAAAATTTCAAGCAGAAAGTGGTGGCGCTGCTGCGGAGGTTCAAAGTGTCCGATGAG GTCCTGGACTCGGAGCAGGACCCTGCGGAGCACATCCCCGAGGCGGAGGAGGACCTGGACCTCCTATATGACACGCTGGACATGGAGCACCCCAGCGACAGCGGCCCCGACATGGAAGATGACGACAGCGTCCTTAGCACCCCCAAGCCAAAGCTGCG GCCGTACTTTGAAGGCTTGTCACACTCAAGCTCGCAAACGGAGATCGGGAGCATCCACAGCGTCCGCAGCCACAGGGAGCCCCCCAGCCCG GCTGACGCGCCCGAGAAGACGCGGTCCCTGGGAGGCAGGCAGCCGAGCGACAGTGTCTCTGACACGGTGGCCCTC GGTGTGCCGGGCCCGAGGGAGCAGCCTGGACAGCCTGAGGACAGCCCCGAGGCTGAGGCCTCCACCCTGGACGTGTTCACAGAGAGGCTGCCGcccagcgggcggatcaccaagACAGAGTCCCTTGTCATCCCCTCCACCAG GTCCGAGGGGAAGCAGGCTGGCCGACGGGGCCGGAGCACGTCCCTGAAAGAGCGGCAGGCAGCGAGGCCCCAGAATGAGCGGGCCAACAGTCTGGACAACGAGCGCTGCCCGGATGCCCGGAGCCAGctacag ATCCCCAGGAAGACTGTGTATGACCAGCTTAACCACATCCTCATCTCCGACGACCAGCTTCCCGAAAACATCATCCTCGTCAACACCTCGGACTGGCAGGGGCAG TTCCTCTCCGACGTCCTGCAGAGGCACACGCTCCCCGTGGTGTGCACATGCTCTCCCGCAGACGTCCAGGCAGCCTTCAGCACCATCGTCTCACGGATACAGAGATA CTGCAACTGCAATTCCCAGCCCCCGACCCCCGTGAAGATCGCCGTGGCGGGAGCGCAGCATTACCTCAGCGCCATCCTGCGGCTCTTCGTGGAGCAGCTATCCCACAAGACGCCCGACTGGCTCGGCTACATGCGCTTCCTGGTCATCCCGCTGG GCTCCCACCCCGTGGCCAGGTACCTAGGCTCTGTGGACTACCGCTACAACAACTTCTTCCAGGACCTGGCCTGGAGAGACCTGTTCAACAAGCTGGAGGCCCAGAGTGCGG TACAGGACACGCCGGACATTGTGTCGCGCATCACCCAGTACATCGCAGGGGCCAACTGTGCCCACCAGCTCCCCATCGCAGAGGCCATGCTGACCTACAAGCAGAAGAG CCCTGACGAAGAGTCCTCCCAAAAGTTCATTCCCTTTGTCGGG GTTGTGAAGGTTGGAATTGTGGAGCCATCCTCCGCCACATCAG GCGACTCGGACGATGCAGCCCCCTCAGGCTCTGGCGCGCTCTCCTCCACCCCGCCGTCCACATCTCCTGCGGCCAAGGAGGCCTCACCCACCCCGCCCTCCTCCCCGTCGGTGAGCGGAGGCCTGTCCTCCCCCAG ccagGGTGTCGGCGCCGAGCTGATGGGGCTGCAGGTGGACTACTGGACAGCAGCACAGCCCGCGGACAGGAAGAGGGACGCCGAGAAGAAGGACCTGCCTGTCACCAAAAACACGCTCAAGTGCACTTTCCGGTCCCTCCAGGTCAGCAGGCTGCCCAGCAGCGGCGAGGCTGCGGCCACGCCCACCATGTCCATGACCGTGGTCACCAAGGAGAAGAACAAGAAGG TGATGTTTCTGCCCAAGAAAGCGAAGGACAAAGATGTGGAGTCCAAGAGCCAGTGCATCGAGGGCATCAGCCGGCTCATCTGCACTGCCAGGCAGCAGCAGAACATGCTGCGGG TCCTCATCGACGGGGTGGAGTGCAGCGACGTCAAGTTCTTCCAGCTGGCCGCGCAGTGGTCCTCGCACGTGAAGCACTTCCCCATCTGCATCTTCGGACACTCCAAGGCCACCTTCTAG
- the PACS2 gene encoding phosphofurin acidic cluster sorting protein 2 isoform X43, with protein sequence MQHPSEGGQVLSLCSSIKEAPVKAAEIWIASLSSQPIDHEDSAMQAGPKAKSTDNYSEEEYESFSSEQEASDDAVQGQDLDEDDFDVGKPKKQRRSIQQNFKQKVVALLRRFKVSDEVLDSEQDPAEHIPEAEEDLDLLYDTLDMEHPSDSGPDMEDDDSVLSTPKPKLRPYFEGLSHSSSQTEIGSIHSVRSHREPPSPADAPEKTRSLGGRQPSDSVSDTVALGVPGPREQPGQPEDSPEAEASTLDVFTERLPPSGRITKTESLVIPSTRSEGKQAGRRGRSTSLKERQAARPQNERANSLDNERCPDARSQLQIPRKTVYDQLNHILISDDQLPENIILVNTSDWQGQFLSDVLQRHTLPVVCTCSPADVQAAFSTIVSRIQRYCNCNSQPPTPVKIAVAGAQHYLSAILRLFVEQLSHKTPDWLGYMRFLVIPLGSHPVARYLGSVDYRYNNFFQDLAWRDLFNKLEAQSAVQDTPDIVSRITQYIAGANCAHQLPIAEAMLTYKQKSPDEESSQKFIPFVGVVKVGIVEPSSATSGDSDDAAPSGSGALSSTPPSTSPAAKEASPTPPSSPSVSGGLSSPSQGVGAELMGLQVDYWTAAQPADRKRDAEKKDLPVTKNTLKCTFRSLQVSRLPSSGEAAATPTMSMTVVTKEKNKKVMFLPKKAKDKDVESKSQCIEGISRLICTARQQQNMLRVLIDGVECSDVKFFQLAAQWSSHVKHFPICIFGHSKATF encoded by the exons ATGCAGCACCCGTCTGAAGGCGGCCAGGTGCTGAGCCTCTGCAGCAGCATCAAGGAGGCCCCCGTCAAGGCAGCCGAGATCTGGATCGCCTCCCTGTCCAGCCAGCCCATTGACCACGAGGACAGCGCCATGCAGGCCGGCCCCAAGGCCAAGTCCACGG ATAACTACTCTGAGGAGGAGTATGAGAGCTTCTCCTCCGAGCAGGAGGCTAGTGACGACGCTGTGCAGGGGCAG GACTTGGACGAGGACGACTTCGACGTCGGGAAGCCGAAGAAGCAGCGGAGATCGATT CAACAAAATTTCAAGCAGAAAGTGGTGGCGCTGCTGCGGAGGTTCAAAGTGTCCGATGAG GTCCTGGACTCGGAGCAGGACCCTGCGGAGCACATCCCCGAGGCGGAGGAGGACCTGGACCTCCTATATGACACGCTGGACATGGAGCACCCCAGCGACAGCGGCCCCGACATGGAAGATGACGACAGCGTCCTTAGCACCCCCAAGCCAAAGCTGCG GCCGTACTTTGAAGGCTTGTCACACTCAAGCTCGCAAACGGAGATCGGGAGCATCCACAGCGTCCGCAGCCACAGGGAGCCCCCCAGCCCG GCTGACGCGCCCGAGAAGACGCGGTCCCTGGGAGGCAGGCAGCCGAGCGACAGTGTCTCTGACACGGTGGCCCTC GGTGTGCCGGGCCCGAGGGAGCAGCCTGGACAGCCTGAGGACAGCCCCGAGGCTGAGGCCTCCACCCTGGACGTGTTCACAGAGAGGCTGCCGcccagcgggcggatcaccaagACAGAGTCCCTTGTCATCCCCTCCACCAG GTCCGAGGGGAAGCAGGCTGGCCGACGGGGCCGGAGCACGTCCCTGAAAGAGCGGCAGGCAGCGAGGCCCCAGAATGAGCGGGCCAACAGTCTGGACAACGAGCGCTGCCCGGATGCCCGGAGCCAGctacag ATCCCCAGGAAGACTGTGTATGACCAGCTTAACCACATCCTCATCTCCGACGACCAGCTTCCCGAAAACATCATCCTCGTCAACACCTCGGACTGGCAGGGGCAG TTCCTCTCCGACGTCCTGCAGAGGCACACGCTCCCCGTGGTGTGCACATGCTCTCCCGCAGACGTCCAGGCAGCCTTCAGCACCATCGTCTCACGGATACAGAGATA CTGCAACTGCAATTCCCAGCCCCCGACCCCCGTGAAGATCGCCGTGGCGGGAGCGCAGCATTACCTCAGCGCCATCCTGCGGCTCTTCGTGGAGCAGCTATCCCACAAGACGCCCGACTGGCTCGGCTACATGCGCTTCCTGGTCATCCCGCTGG GCTCCCACCCCGTGGCCAGGTACCTAGGCTCTGTGGACTACCGCTACAACAACTTCTTCCAGGACCTGGCCTGGAGAGACCTGTTCAACAAGCTGGAGGCCCAGAGTGCGG TACAGGACACGCCGGACATTGTGTCGCGCATCACCCAGTACATCGCAGGGGCCAACTGTGCCCACCAGCTCCCCATCGCAGAGGCCATGCTGACCTACAAGCAGAAGAG CCCTGACGAAGAGTCCTCCCAAAAGTTCATTCCCTTTGTCGGG GTTGTGAAGGTTGGAATTGTGGAGCCATCCTCCGCCACATCAG GCGACTCGGACGATGCAGCCCCCTCAGGCTCTGGCGCGCTCTCCTCCACCCCGCCGTCCACATCTCCTGCGGCCAAGGAGGCCTCACCCACCCCGCCCTCCTCCCCGTCGGTGAGCGGAGGCCTGTCCTCCCCCAG ccagGGTGTCGGCGCCGAGCTGATGGGGCTGCAGGTGGACTACTGGACAGCAGCACAGCCCGCGGACAGGAAGAGGGACGCCGAGAAGAAGGACCTGCCTGTCACCAAAAACACGCTCAAGTGCACTTTCCGGTCCCTCCAGGTCAGCAGGCTGCCCAGCAGCGGCGAGGCTGCGGCCACGCCCACCATGTCCATGACCGTGGTCACCAAGGAGAAGAACAAGAAGG TGATGTTTCTGCCCAAGAAAGCGAAGGACAAAGATGTGGAGTCCAAGAGCCAGTGCATCGAGGGCATCAGCCGGCTCATCTGCACTGCCAGGCAGCAGCAGAACATGCTGCGGG TCCTCATCGACGGGGTGGAGTGCAGCGACGTCAAGTTCTTCCAGCTGGCCGCGCAGTGGTCCTCGCACGTGAAGCACTTCCCCATCTGCATCTTCGGACACTCCAAGGCCACCTTCTAG
- the PACS2 gene encoding phosphofurin acidic cluster sorting protein 2 isoform X41 encodes MQHPSEGGQVLSLCSSIKEAPVKAAEIWIASLSSQPIDHEDSAMQAGPKAKSTDNYSEEEYESFSSEQEASDDAVQGQDLDEDDFDVGKPKKQRRSIVRTTSMTRQQNFKQKVVALLRRFKVSDEVLDSEQDPAEHIPEAEEDLDLLYDTLDMEHPSDSGPDMEDDDSVLSTPKPKLRPYFEGLSHSSSQTEIGSIHSVRSHREPPSPADAPEKTRSLGGRQPSDSVSDTVALGVPGPREQPGQPEDSPEAEASTLDVFTERLPPSGRITKTESLVIPSTRSEGKQAGRRGRSTSLKERQAARPQNERANSLDNERCPDARSQLQVQIPRKTVYDQLNHILISDDQLPENIILVNTSDWQGQFLSDVLQRHTLPVVCTCSPADVQAAFSTIVSRIQRYCNCNSQPPTPVKIAVAGAQHYLSAILRLFVEQLSHKTPDWLGYMRFLVIPLGSHPVARYLGSVDYRYNNFFQDLAWRDLFNKLEAQSAVQDTPDIVSRITQYIAGANCAHQLPIAEAMLTYKQKSPDEESSQKFIPFVGVVKVGIVEPSSATSGDSDDAAPSGSGALSSTPPSTSPAAKEASPTPPSSPSVSGGLSSPSQGVGAELMGLQVDYWTAAQPADRKRDAEKKDLPVTKNTLKCTFRSLQVSRLPSSGEAAATPTMSMTVVTKEKNKKVMFLPKKAKDKDVESKSQCIEGISRLICTARQQQNMLRVLIDGVECSDVKFFQLAAQWSSHVKHFPICIFGHSKATF; translated from the exons ATGCAGCACCCGTCTGAAGGCGGCCAGGTGCTGAGCCTCTGCAGCAGCATCAAGGAGGCCCCCGTCAAGGCAGCCGAGATCTGGATCGCCTCCCTGTCCAGCCAGCCCATTGACCACGAGGACAGCGCCATGCAGGCCGGCCCCAAGGCCAAGTCCACGG ATAACTACTCTGAGGAGGAGTATGAGAGCTTCTCCTCCGAGCAGGAGGCTAGTGACGACGCTGTGCAGGGGCAG GACTTGGACGAGGACGACTTCGACGTCGGGAAGCCGAAGAAGCAGCGGAGATCGATTGTAAGAACGACGTCCATGACCAGG CAACAAAATTTCAAGCAGAAAGTGGTGGCGCTGCTGCGGAGGTTCAAAGTGTCCGATGAG GTCCTGGACTCGGAGCAGGACCCTGCGGAGCACATCCCCGAGGCGGAGGAGGACCTGGACCTCCTATATGACACGCTGGACATGGAGCACCCCAGCGACAGCGGCCCCGACATGGAAGATGACGACAGCGTCCTTAGCACCCCCAAGCCAAAGCTGCG GCCGTACTTTGAAGGCTTGTCACACTCAAGCTCGCAAACGGAGATCGGGAGCATCCACAGCGTCCGCAGCCACAGGGAGCCCCCCAGCCCG GCTGACGCGCCCGAGAAGACGCGGTCCCTGGGAGGCAGGCAGCCGAGCGACAGTGTCTCTGACACGGTGGCCCTC GGTGTGCCGGGCCCGAGGGAGCAGCCTGGACAGCCTGAGGACAGCCCCGAGGCTGAGGCCTCCACCCTGGACGTGTTCACAGAGAGGCTGCCGcccagcgggcggatcaccaagACAGAGTCCCTTGTCATCCCCTCCACCAG GTCCGAGGGGAAGCAGGCTGGCCGACGGGGCCGGAGCACGTCCCTGAAAGAGCGGCAGGCAGCGAGGCCCCAGAATGAGCGGGCCAACAGTCTGGACAACGAGCGCTGCCCGGATGCCCGGAGCCAGctacaggtgcag ATCCCCAGGAAGACTGTGTATGACCAGCTTAACCACATCCTCATCTCCGACGACCAGCTTCCCGAAAACATCATCCTCGTCAACACCTCGGACTGGCAGGGGCAG TTCCTCTCCGACGTCCTGCAGAGGCACACGCTCCCCGTGGTGTGCACATGCTCTCCCGCAGACGTCCAGGCAGCCTTCAGCACCATCGTCTCACGGATACAGAGATA CTGCAACTGCAATTCCCAGCCCCCGACCCCCGTGAAGATCGCCGTGGCGGGAGCGCAGCATTACCTCAGCGCCATCCTGCGGCTCTTCGTGGAGCAGCTATCCCACAAGACGCCCGACTGGCTCGGCTACATGCGCTTCCTGGTCATCCCGCTGG GCTCCCACCCCGTGGCCAGGTACCTAGGCTCTGTGGACTACCGCTACAACAACTTCTTCCAGGACCTGGCCTGGAGAGACCTGTTCAACAAGCTGGAGGCCCAGAGTGCGG TACAGGACACGCCGGACATTGTGTCGCGCATCACCCAGTACATCGCAGGGGCCAACTGTGCCCACCAGCTCCCCATCGCAGAGGCCATGCTGACCTACAAGCAGAAGAG CCCTGACGAAGAGTCCTCCCAAAAGTTCATTCCCTTTGTCGGG GTTGTGAAGGTTGGAATTGTGGAGCCATCCTCCGCCACATCAG GCGACTCGGACGATGCAGCCCCCTCAGGCTCTGGCGCGCTCTCCTCCACCCCGCCGTCCACATCTCCTGCGGCCAAGGAGGCCTCACCCACCCCGCCCTCCTCCCCGTCGGTGAGCGGAGGCCTGTCCTCCCCCAG ccagGGTGTCGGCGCCGAGCTGATGGGGCTGCAGGTGGACTACTGGACAGCAGCACAGCCCGCGGACAGGAAGAGGGACGCCGAGAAGAAGGACCTGCCTGTCACCAAAAACACGCTCAAGTGCACTTTCCGGTCCCTCCAGGTCAGCAGGCTGCCCAGCAGCGGCGAGGCTGCGGCCACGCCCACCATGTCCATGACCGTGGTCACCAAGGAGAAGAACAAGAAGG TGATGTTTCTGCCCAAGAAAGCGAAGGACAAAGATGTGGAGTCCAAGAGCCAGTGCATCGAGGGCATCAGCCGGCTCATCTGCACTGCCAGGCAGCAGCAGAACATGCTGCGGG TCCTCATCGACGGGGTGGAGTGCAGCGACGTCAAGTTCTTCCAGCTGGCCGCGCAGTGGTCCTCGCACGTGAAGCACTTCCCCATCTGCATCTTCGGACACTCCAAGGCCACCTTCTAG